One Prolixibacteraceae bacterium DNA segment encodes these proteins:
- a CDS encoding GatB/YqeY domain-containing protein — translation MSTISDAITSQMKEAMKAKDKVRLEALRAIKKVIIEAKTAKSASDELSDGDLQKLIAKLAKQSRESAKIYKEQNREDLAEVEEAQAEVMESFLPEPLSTEKIEECIKDIIAKVGATSMADMGKVMGMASKQMAGQADGKVISDIVKKLLS, via the coding sequence ATGTCTACAATTTCTGATGCAATAACATCACAAATGAAAGAGGCTATGAAAGCGAAAGATAAAGTTCGTTTGGAAGCCTTAAGAGCAATAAAAAAAGTAATCATCGAAGCGAAGACTGCAAAATCTGCAAGTGATGAGCTAAGTGATGGAGACCTTCAAAAACTTATTGCAAAACTTGCAAAGCAGAGTAGAGAGTCGGCAAAGATATACAAAGAGCAAAATAGAGAAGATCTAGCGGAGGTGGAAGAAGCTCAAGCAGAAGTAATGGAATCGTTCTTGCCAGAACCTCTTTCGACAGAAAAAATCGAGGAGTGCATAAAAGATATCATTGCGAAAGTAGGTGCTACTTCGATGGCTGATATGGGCAAAGTAATGGGAATGGCTAGCAAACAGATGGCAGGTCAAGCAGACGGAAAGGTTATTTCGGACATAGTTAAAAAATTATTATCCTAA
- the ftsZ gene encoding cell division protein FtsZ, whose protein sequence is MQERLMNFGFKENEDSIIKVVGVGGAGCNAVNHMHKEGINGVNFVVCNTDIQALQISPINLKIPLGITLTEGRGAGNNPLQGEQAAIENIEDIRLVFENSTKMIFLAAGMGGGTGTGATPVIARLAQEMGILTVAVVTIPSPHEGQKRYSQALQGVEQLKPLVDSLLVVSNEKLMRLYGNLPARIAFGKADEIISNAVKGCAEIITLPGAVNIDFADVESTMKQSGLFLMGSGLGSGEDRASMAVYSALKSPLLDSNDIMGAKNILLNIISSSNHEARLNEIGQIIDTVQDEAGDSAEIIWGTGVNESLGDQLFVTVLATGFYKNPNQELSGYVQQINIHNYNNSSKQTENQVHLSESPFQKSFSKQEEEVEHVMLHTENEEEPVDTSSMNGFNEAPQDTISQEPHKKKEKKETEAPKEKVIGWFKQKFGLNNLFEE, encoded by the coding sequence ATGCAGGAGCGTTTGATGAACTTTGGTTTTAAAGAAAATGAAGACTCCATCATAAAAGTAGTAGGTGTCGGCGGTGCAGGATGTAACGCGGTCAACCACATGCATAAAGAGGGGATAAATGGTGTCAACTTTGTAGTTTGTAATACCGATATTCAAGCGCTTCAGATAAGCCCTATTAACCTAAAGATACCTCTTGGGATTACCCTCACCGAAGGTCGTGGGGCTGGGAATAACCCGTTGCAGGGAGAACAGGCTGCAATTGAAAATATAGAAGATATTCGTCTTGTGTTTGAGAACTCAACCAAGATGATATTTTTGGCTGCAGGAATGGGGGGTGGAACTGGTACAGGTGCAACTCCCGTTATTGCAAGATTGGCCCAAGAGATGGGAATATTGACTGTTGCAGTAGTAACGATTCCGTCGCCTCATGAAGGACAAAAAAGATACTCTCAAGCACTACAAGGAGTGGAGCAGTTAAAGCCATTGGTAGACAGCCTTTTGGTTGTAAGTAATGAAAAACTAATGCGTCTTTATGGAAACTTGCCTGCACGAATTGCCTTTGGCAAAGCCGATGAAATTATTAGCAATGCTGTAAAAGGATGTGCAGAAATCATCACCCTTCCTGGTGCGGTAAACATTGATTTTGCCGATGTAGAATCGACCATGAAACAGTCTGGTCTATTTTTAATGGGGAGTGGTCTGGGAAGTGGAGAGGATAGAGCTAGTATGGCAGTATATTCAGCACTTAAATCCCCTTTATTAGATAGCAATGATATCATGGGGGCTAAAAATATCTTATTGAATATCATTAGTAGTTCGAATCATGAGGCACGACTAAATGAGATTGGACAGATAATTGACACTGTTCAAGACGAAGCTGGAGACTCGGCAGAGATCATCTGGGGAACGGGAGTAAATGAGAGCTTAGGTGACCAACTGTTTGTCACGGTATTAGCCACTGGTTTTTATAAGAATCCAAATCAAGAGCTTTCAGGTTACGTCCAGCAAATAAACATACATAATTACAATAACTCTTCTAAACAAACAGAAAATCAAGTACATTTGTCAGAAAGCCCCTTCCAAAAAAGTTTTTCGAAACAGGAAGAAGAAGTAGAACACGTAATGCTTCATACAGAAAATGAAGAAGAACCAGTAGATACTTCTAGTATGAATGGCTTCAATGAAGCACCACAAGATACAATATCTCAGGAGCCCCATAAGAAAAAAGAAAAAAAGGAAACGGAAGCTCCAAAAGAAAAAGTAATCGGTTGGTTCAAGCAAAAGTTTGGACTAAATAATTTATTTGAAGAATAA
- a CDS encoding PAS domain-containing sensor histidine kinase: MILNIQNSNNEDVARDKNSKFGNGIVDILFESYEKPAIIITDTLEVLRFNKRFNEAFQLDIQGELLVDPDLLFIADLIPKALCHSDVYTEHFIIKEKLYSVAIKALKVENSIFFFISFDLIQTPMDYAKHSLVEKSICDEIDGADFKYYCTNQYFEIQYNEEVKFLDNILTCCFEASKLLSYLDSSFQKIFKLFINHPLSETFPVLLKWDLGDGKSLYTKQEINAKFVSDDGFYILEGKVYDVTSKIRSRNTCRLANSNLYDFVDLPNNGLLWTSKRDGDRSKTNKIYVDCADEKAARIIGITKEELEGWAIDKLFPEIDLSQDFITYKKDVSAHISTCVINKGTNKLYNLFIYPFTESEMWGISFYEIQNVKQIPAYPRDIFECDSLNTVNYFILKIDSAYNIFYANETLLDFLSLEKHEVIGQSIHDTILNITGLDGSMIAACFKTKKIRKRSICFNIKGKNSVIDISAIPQLNRLGQVASIILIGCDITTYHHTIKDLELENSNLKEVGYLTNQFVSNMNNELRAPLNSLLGFMELANNEYYSPEERVSFKQRVHQDGDSLLNMMDNILDISAIEVNNITTKIEVVDLTRLVQSIYKSFEYKEFIYLDINFDLQFEKDPVFVLTDGHLLKRAINNILHNAWSFTDEGTISIGLKNDILGAEITIEDTGCGIDKEKIPNIFNRFYSCKGASQVSYTGCGLGLTISQYFIKMLKGHIEVESILGIGSKFKIFIPNSIK, encoded by the coding sequence ATGATATTAAATATTCAAAATAGCAACAATGAGGATGTGGCAAGAGATAAGAATAGCAAATTCGGTAATGGAATTGTTGATATTCTTTTTGAGTCTTATGAGAAGCCAGCAATTATTATTACCGATACATTAGAAGTCCTTCGCTTTAACAAGCGTTTCAACGAAGCATTCCAATTAGATATTCAAGGGGAATTATTGGTGGATCCGGATTTGTTATTTATCGCAGATCTTATTCCTAAAGCTTTGTGCCATTCTGATGTTTATACAGAGCACTTTATTATTAAAGAGAAGCTTTATAGTGTTGCAATAAAGGCTTTAAAGGTTGAAAATAGCATCTTCTTTTTTATCTCTTTTGATCTTATTCAAACCCCTATGGATTATGCCAAACACTCTCTAGTAGAGAAGAGTATTTGTGATGAAATAGATGGGGCTGACTTCAAATATTATTGTACAAATCAATACTTTGAGATTCAGTATAATGAGGAGGTAAAGTTTCTAGATAATATTTTAACATGCTGTTTTGAAGCCTCTAAGTTACTTTCCTATTTGGATAGTTCTTTCCAAAAAATATTCAAACTGTTTATCAATCATCCTCTATCAGAAACGTTTCCTGTTCTATTAAAGTGGGATTTAGGTGATGGAAAATCTCTTTATACAAAACAAGAGATAAATGCCAAATTTGTATCTGACGATGGTTTTTATATACTAGAGGGAAAAGTATATGATGTGACTTCTAAAATACGAAGTAGAAACACATGTCGACTAGCCAACTCAAATCTTTATGATTTTGTAGACCTGCCCAATAACGGTCTTTTATGGACTTCAAAGAGAGATGGAGATCGATCGAAGACAAATAAAATATATGTAGACTGTGCAGATGAAAAAGCGGCACGAATTATAGGGATTACAAAAGAGGAGTTAGAGGGATGGGCTATTGATAAGCTCTTTCCTGAAATAGATTTATCTCAAGATTTTATTACGTACAAAAAGGATGTGTCTGCCCATATCTCAACCTGTGTGATAAACAAGGGTACGAACAAATTATATAACCTCTTTATATATCCATTTACGGAGTCCGAGATGTGGGGGATCTCCTTCTATGAGATACAGAATGTTAAACAGATCCCTGCATATCCACGAGATATCTTTGAGTGTGACTCTCTTAATACAGTAAACTACTTTATTTTAAAAATTGATTCTGCATACAATATATTCTATGCAAATGAAACGTTACTTGACTTTTTATCATTAGAGAAGCATGAAGTGATTGGCCAATCTATTCATGATACCATTCTTAACATTACGGGGCTTGATGGTTCGATGATTGCGGCATGCTTTAAGACGAAAAAAATTCGTAAGAGAAGTATCTGTTTTAATATTAAAGGAAAGAACTCAGTGATTGATATTTCAGCGATCCCTCAATTGAACCGATTGGGACAAGTTGCTTCTATTATATTAATAGGTTGTGATATAACAACCTACCACCATACAATAAAAGATTTAGAATTAGAGAATAGTAATTTGAAGGAGGTCGGATATTTAACCAATCAGTTTGTCTCAAATATGAATAATGAATTACGTGCACCTTTGAATAGTCTTCTTGGGTTTATGGAACTCGCAAACAATGAATATTATAGTCCTGAGGAGCGTGTATCTTTTAAACAAAGAGTACACCAAGATGGTGATAGTTTGTTAAACATGATGGACAATATATTAGATATTTCTGCGATAGAGGTGAATAATATCACCACAAAAATTGAAGTAGTGGATCTAACAAGACTTGTTCAGTCTATTTACAAGTCATTTGAATACAAAGAATTTATCTATTTAGATATCAATTTTGATCTACAATTTGAAAAGGATCCTGTCTTTGTTTTAACAGATGGTCATCTTCTAAAACGTGCTATAAATAATATTCTTCATAATGCTTGGTCCTTTACAGATGAAGGAACCATTTCTATTGGTCTAAAGAATGATATATTGGGTGCAGAGATAACAATAGAAGATACAGGCTGTGGTATTGATAAAGAAAAAATACCTAATATCTTCAATCGATTTTACTCTTGTAAAGGAGCTTCTCAAGTTTCTTATACAGGCTGTGGGTTAGGATTAACCATTTCACAATATTTTATCAAGATGTTGAAAGGACATATAGAAGTGGAAAGCATTCTCGGTATCGGTTCTAAATTCAAGATATTCATTCCTAATAGTATTAAATAA
- a CDS encoding lytic transglycosylase domain-containing protein, with the protein MSTKQITKIAVIAITSALITSFIFLTTFANKRSQPESIPTTNIVTDIHPVPVVKSMPIPSVVLFANDTLPLDRNYVVESLDRELLVNSYWQSSTLILLKKSKRYFSIIEPILKKNHIPDDFKYLAVAESGLSEVAVSPSGAKGLWQIMSGTAKDYGLTVNTSVDERYHIEKSTEAACKYLQHAYDKFKNWSLVAASYNAGKRGITKQMDLQGAKTYYDMLLNPETARYVYRIIAFKLIFENPSKYNFILNREDYYPPFQTYQVTLNHSIKNFSTFAKDRGISYKELKYYNPWLRKPYLKNSKHRSYTILLPKKAKQKSL; encoded by the coding sequence ATGAGCACAAAACAGATCACAAAAATAGCAGTAATTGCAATTACATCAGCACTGATTACCTCTTTTATCTTTCTAACAACTTTTGCAAACAAGAGATCTCAACCCGAGAGTATTCCAACCACCAATATTGTTACAGATATTCATCCGGTGCCCGTTGTGAAATCAATGCCAATTCCTTCAGTGGTGTTATTTGCAAATGATACACTACCTTTAGATCGGAATTATGTGGTGGAGAGCTTGGATCGAGAATTGTTGGTCAATAGCTACTGGCAATCATCGACACTTATACTATTAAAAAAATCCAAAAGATATTTTTCTATTATCGAACCGATATTAAAAAAGAACCATATCCCCGATGATTTCAAATATTTGGCAGTAGCAGAAAGTGGACTTAGCGAGGTGGCTGTTTCACCATCTGGAGCAAAAGGATTATGGCAAATTATGAGTGGCACTGCAAAAGATTATGGATTGACAGTGAACACCTCTGTGGATGAAAGATACCATATAGAAAAATCAACGGAGGCTGCATGTAAATATCTTCAACATGCATATGATAAATTTAAGAATTGGTCGCTAGTTGCAGCCAGTTATAATGCTGGGAAAAGAGGGATCACTAAACAGATGGACCTACAAGGAGCCAAAACGTATTATGACATGCTTCTTAATCCAGAGACTGCAAGATATGTCTACCGTATTATTGCCTTCAAACTTATTTTTGAGAATCCATCCAAATATAATTTCATCTTAAATAGAGAGGACTACTACCCTCCTTTTCAAACATATCAAGTAACACTGAACCATAGCATTAAGAATTTTAGTACCTTTGCAAAAGATCGTGGGATATCTTATAAGGAGCTAAAATATTATAATCCATGGTTAAGGAAGCCTTACCTTAAAAATTCAAAGCATAGATCGTATACGATCCTTTTGCCCAAAAAGGCGAAACAGAAGTCTCTGTAA
- the ftsZ gene encoding cell division protein FtsZ, with translation MDFDFQEQKKEAIIKVIGVGGGGSNAVKHMYSEGIKDVEFVICNTDAQALNDSNIPRKIRLGETLTEGRGAGNKPDIGEEAARESLEEIQNMLGENTNMIFITAGMGGGTGTGAAPVVAEIAQELGILTVGIVTIPFRNEGKRRINQAVDGIRKLEGKVDSLLVINNEKIIDLYGDFPLSQAFAKADSVLATAAKGIAEIITCHGYINVDFADVDTVMRNSGVSIMGSGTSEGENRSIQAIEEALNSPLLNNNNINGAQNILVNITSGDKEALMSEIGEITNYVQEMAGNNADLIWGNGKDESLGDKLSVTVIATGFSQSSIPELRERKPKEQPVRVNLNTQGYEEPNIFNQVPPQGQQGFEQQNMRPSQNSNIPNYRGNNNAQHDSNQSIYKKASNEDAINQLYDHTPQQHAPQGYQQPMGGNNGFQETNHDMRRSFSQAHDEEVDQMTRIPAYKRKEMQRQQQKDQSFFRSSNDNSSFHGDQNGGEPKIGNNNSFLHDNVD, from the coding sequence ATGGATTTTGACTTTCAAGAGCAGAAAAAAGAGGCAATAATAAAAGTTATCGGAGTTGGCGGTGGTGGTAGCAACGCAGTGAAACATATGTATAGCGAAGGAATCAAGGATGTAGAGTTCGTTATATGCAACACAGATGCGCAAGCTCTTAATGATAGTAATATCCCTCGTAAAATTCGATTAGGTGAGACCCTTACAGAAGGTCGTGGAGCTGGTAATAAACCTGATATTGGAGAGGAAGCTGCTCGCGAAAGCCTTGAGGAGATACAAAATATGTTGGGGGAAAATACCAACATGATCTTTATTACCGCTGGTATGGGCGGGGGAACTGGTACAGGTGCAGCTCCTGTGGTAGCAGAAATTGCACAAGAGCTAGGTATACTTACCGTTGGTATCGTTACTATTCCTTTCCGCAATGAAGGGAAACGTCGTATTAATCAAGCTGTTGATGGGATACGTAAATTAGAAGGTAAGGTAGACTCACTGCTCGTTATTAACAATGAAAAGATTATCGACCTCTATGGGGACTTTCCTCTCTCTCAAGCATTTGCAAAAGCAGATAGTGTTCTTGCAACGGCAGCAAAAGGGATTGCAGAGATTATCACCTGCCATGGATATATCAATGTCGACTTTGCCGATGTGGATACGGTCATGAGAAATTCAGGTGTTTCGATCATGGGATCTGGTACATCAGAGGGAGAAAACAGATCTATTCAGGCTATTGAGGAGGCATTAAACTCGCCATTGCTTAATAATAACAACATCAATGGGGCACAAAATATTTTGGTTAATATCACTTCTGGTGATAAAGAGGCATTGATGAGTGAGATTGGTGAAATCACCAATTACGTTCAAGAGATGGCTGGAAATAATGCAGACCTTATTTGGGGTAATGGCAAAGATGAAAGTTTAGGAGATAAACTATCTGTTACTGTGATTGCCACAGGTTTTAGTCAAAGTTCTATTCCTGAATTAAGAGAGAGAAAACCGAAGGAGCAACCTGTTCGCGTAAACTTGAATACTCAAGGATATGAGGAGCCGAATATATTTAACCAGGTGCCACCTCAAGGACAACAGGGGTTTGAACAACAGAATATGAGGCCTTCTCAGAATAGTAATATTCCAAATTATAGAGGGAACAACAATGCCCAACACGATTCAAATCAATCGATCTATAAGAAGGCTAGTAATGAAGATGCCATAAACCAGTTGTATGATCACACACCTCAACAACATGCTCCACAGGGATATCAACAACCAATGGGAGGAAACAATGGATTTCAAGAGACAAACCATGACATGAGACGTAGCTTCAGTCAAGCTCATGACGAAGAGGTAGATCAGATGACTCGTATCCCTGCTTATAAAAGAAAAGAGATGCAAAGACAACAGCAAAAAGATCAGTCATTCTTTAGATCGAGTAATGATAACTCTTCCTTTCATGGAGATCAAAATGGTGGAGAACCTAAAATAGGAAATAACAACTCTTTTCTACATGATAATGTAGATTAG
- a CDS encoding MBL fold metallo-hydrolase, giving the protein MRIRKIECGNFKCDGGALFGVIPKALWTKYYPCDEMNRCNLTMRNLLVEVEEKKILIDVGSGMNFSDRYIRNNGVNASSHLLNSLKSIGVSPDEITDILLTHLHWDHCCGAFDFGDGTHRELFSNATYHVSDKQWINAHANNPRESAAYHFEDLDLMEQSGRLNLLSNGAQPWEFLELFYMDGHTPGQIIPVIHHEEQSVVFAADFIPTMSHIPQLWIASYDLFPIDAMNEKIDFISMAYQKKWVLFFQHDYYNESAKIVSQSSSFKGEPFNTIVQ; this is encoded by the coding sequence ATGAGAATTCGGAAGATTGAATGTGGTAATTTTAAGTGTGATGGAGGTGCTTTGTTTGGAGTTATTCCCAAAGCATTGTGGACAAAATACTACCCCTGTGATGAAATGAATAGGTGTAATCTTACCATGAGAAACCTTTTGGTAGAAGTAGAGGAGAAGAAAATTCTCATTGACGTTGGGAGTGGAATGAACTTTTCTGATCGTTATATTCGCAATAATGGAGTGAATGCATCGTCCCATCTATTAAATTCACTCAAAAGTATTGGCGTGTCTCCTGATGAAATTACCGATATACTATTGACTCATTTGCATTGGGATCATTGTTGTGGGGCTTTTGACTTTGGAGATGGTACGCATCGAGAACTTTTTTCTAATGCAACGTATCACGTATCAGATAAACAATGGATAAATGCTCATGCCAATAATCCAAGAGAGTCTGCTGCATACCACTTTGAGGATCTCGATTTAATGGAACAAAGTGGGAGGTTGAATCTTCTTTCTAATGGTGCTCAGCCATGGGAGTTTTTAGAGTTATTCTATATGGATGGTCATACTCCTGGACAAATTATTCCTGTTATACATCATGAAGAACAGAGCGTTGTCTTTGCTGCTGATTTCATCCCAACCATGTCACATATCCCACAATTATGGATTGCTTCTTATGACCTATTTCCTATTGATGCAATGAATGAGAAGATAGATTTTATTTCGATGGCTTACCAAAAAAAATGGGTGCTATTTTTCCAACATGATTATTATAATGAATCCGCAAAAATAGTTTCTCAATCATCCTCTTTTAAAGGGGAACCATTTAATACTATTGTGCAGTAA
- the uvrA gene encoding excinuclease ABC subunit UvrA: MKRYTHSEEDSFITVTGAKEHNLKNIDIQIPRDQLTVITGLSGSGKSSLAFDTIYAEGQRRYIETFSSYARSFLGNMERPDVDEISGLSPVISIEQKTTNKNPRSTVGTVTEIYDFLRLLFARASSAYSYNTGEEMVKFTPQQILDLVLKDYSEKPCLILSPVVKNRKGHYRELFEQILRKGFLHARVDGEVISIEHGMKLDRYKNHTIEIVIDRLIVSEKDLDRLKSSIEIAMRHGEGIMMISNKDGSEYRYFSRNLMCPTSGIAYAEPAPHNFSFNSPQGACSHCNGMGEVTRIDIDLIIPDKEVSIQKGGILPLGPPTKSVMFRQIEGLLKKYQCNLKTPLKEVPEECIHKILNGTSEKIPIGNESDSSFYNIGNFEGIVKYITMQSEDSKSKKAQKWANQFQRRITCPMCEGQRLKKESRYFKVGGKNIAELSGMNISTLYHFLNEVEDKLNKNQKVIAKEILKELRTRIHFLLDVGLDYLSLNRSSRTLSGGESQRIRLATQIGSQLVNVLYILDEPSIGLHQRDNQKLIQSLNNLRDIGNTIIVVEHDKDMMLEADFVVDMGPRAGRYGGEVIASGTPEEVMKMDTITSKYLSGKVEIAIPKQRRKGNGEHLILKGATGNNLKEVTVSFPLGRLICITGVSGSGKSSLINGTLQPILSQYFYKSVKDPLPYHSIEGLDHIDKVVQINQSPLGRTPRSNPATYTGLFSDIRSLFAQLPESKVRGYKPGRFSFNVKGGRCEKCKGAGMRVIEMNFLPDVLVNCDECNGQRYNRETREIRYKGKSISDVLNMTINQAVEYFDAVPSMKKKLQTLKEVGLGYVTLGQSSTTLSGGESQRVKLASELSKKDTGKTLYILDEPTTGLHFEDIRILLEVINSLVDKGNTVIIIEHNMDVIKTADHIIDIGKEGGIGGGEILCVGTPEEVAKNKESYTAKYLKQEL, from the coding sequence ATGAAAAGATATACCCATTCAGAAGAGGACAGTTTTATCACTGTGACTGGGGCCAAGGAACATAATCTTAAAAATATTGATATTCAAATACCACGAGACCAATTGACTGTGATCACAGGTTTAAGTGGTAGTGGTAAGTCGTCACTGGCATTTGATACTATCTATGCAGAGGGACAACGAAGATATATTGAAACATTCTCGTCGTATGCTCGCTCTTTTCTAGGAAACATGGAGCGTCCTGATGTAGATGAAATATCGGGATTATCACCAGTCATCTCTATAGAACAGAAGACAACGAATAAAAATCCTAGATCTACTGTAGGAACAGTTACAGAGATATACGATTTCTTAAGACTACTCTTTGCAAGAGCTTCTTCAGCTTACTCCTACAATACGGGAGAAGAGATGGTTAAATTTACCCCTCAACAGATATTAGATCTTGTTCTTAAAGATTATTCAGAGAAGCCATGTCTTATCTTATCCCCTGTTGTTAAAAACAGAAAAGGGCATTATCGTGAGCTTTTTGAACAGATTCTTCGAAAAGGATTTCTTCATGCTAGAGTAGATGGAGAAGTTATCTCTATTGAACATGGGATGAAATTGGATCGTTATAAAAATCATACGATAGAGATCGTGATTGACAGACTGATCGTGAGTGAAAAAGATCTAGATCGTCTTAAATCATCGATTGAGATAGCAATGAGACATGGAGAGGGCATTATGATGATCTCCAACAAAGATGGATCAGAATATCGTTATTTCTCTCGCAATCTTATGTGTCCGACCTCTGGTATCGCTTATGCGGAACCAGCACCACATAACTTCTCATTCAACTCACCACAGGGAGCTTGTTCTCACTGTAATGGTATGGGAGAAGTGACTAGAATTGATATTGATCTTATCATTCCTGACAAAGAAGTTAGCATTCAAAAAGGAGGTATCTTGCCTTTAGGTCCCCCTACTAAAAGTGTTATGTTTCGTCAGATTGAAGGATTGCTTAAGAAGTATCAGTGCAATCTCAAAACACCTCTAAAAGAGGTTCCTGAAGAGTGTATTCATAAGATCCTGAATGGTACAAGTGAAAAGATTCCAATTGGAAATGAGAGTGATTCTAGTTTCTATAATATTGGCAACTTTGAAGGCATCGTGAAGTATATCACCATGCAGAGTGAGGATAGTAAGTCGAAGAAAGCCCAAAAATGGGCAAATCAATTTCAACGACGAATAACTTGCCCCATGTGTGAAGGCCAGCGTTTAAAAAAAGAGTCTAGATACTTCAAGGTGGGAGGCAAAAACATTGCCGAACTCTCGGGCATGAATATCTCCACATTATATCACTTTCTTAATGAAGTAGAAGACAAACTCAATAAGAATCAAAAAGTGATTGCAAAAGAGATTCTCAAAGAGTTACGCACGAGAATACATTTCCTTCTTGATGTAGGGTTGGACTATCTGTCTTTGAATAGATCTTCACGTACACTCTCTGGAGGAGAGTCACAACGCATACGATTGGCTACCCAGATAGGGTCGCAACTTGTAAATGTGTTGTATATTCTGGATGAGCCAAGTATTGGATTACATCAACGAGATAACCAAAAACTGATTCAATCGCTTAACAATCTTAGAGATATCGGAAATACGATAATCGTCGTAGAACATGATAAAGATATGATGTTAGAGGCTGATTTTGTTGTAGACATGGGGCCTCGAGCTGGACGATATGGTGGAGAAGTAATTGCATCTGGAACTCCTGAAGAGGTGATGAAGATGGATACTATCACGTCTAAATATTTGTCTGGAAAGGTTGAAATAGCCATACCAAAACAGCGTCGAAAAGGAAATGGAGAACATCTTATTTTAAAAGGGGCAACAGGGAATAACCTGAAAGAGGTAACCGTAAGTTTCCCATTGGGAAGGCTTATCTGTATAACAGGAGTTTCTGGTAGTGGTAAGTCATCTCTTATTAATGGAACATTACAACCCATCCTAAGTCAATATTTCTATAAGAGTGTAAAAGATCCTCTACCCTATCACTCTATCGAAGGGTTGGATCATATTGATAAAGTCGTACAAATTAATCAATCTCCTTTGGGTCGTACACCTCGTTCGAACCCTGCAACTTATACTGGACTTTTCTCAGATATCAGATCTCTCTTTGCACAACTTCCAGAATCGAAAGTCCGAGGATATAAACCAGGAAGGTTCTCTTTTAATGTAAAAGGAGGAAGATGTGAAAAGTGTAAAGGGGCTGGAATGAGAGTGATTGAGATGAACTTTCTTCCAGATGTCTTGGTAAACTGTGATGAATGTAACGGACAACGCTACAATAGAGAAACGAGAGAGATACGTTATAAAGGAAAATCGATTTCAGATGTCCTTAATATGACCATCAACCAAGCGGTTGAATACTTTGATGCTGTTCCTTCGATGAAAAAAAAGCTTCAGACACTGAAGGAGGTTGGACTTGGTTATGTTACTTTAGGACAGTCGTCGACCACTTTATCTGGAGGAGAGTCACAAAGAGTAAAGCTTGCCTCTGAATTAAGCAAAAAAGATACAGGTAAAACATTGTATATCTTAGATGAACCAACTACAGGACTACATTTTGAAGATATCCGAATACTTCTTGAGGTGATAAATAGTTTGGTTGATAAAGGAAACACTGTCATTATTATTGAGCATAATATGGATGTGATAAAAACAGCAGATCATATTATCGATATAGGAAAAGAAGGTGGTATCGGAGGTGGAGAAATTCTCTGTGTTGGTACTCCTGAAGAGGTTGCCAAAAATAAGGAGTCTTATACGGCAAAATATCTTAAACAAGAGTTATAA